Proteins from one Candidatus Kapaibacterium sp. genomic window:
- a CDS encoding cytochrome b/b6 domain-containing protein, which translates to MNIISHFKDRGKAVTITYSLVFALIAYLTFTTLNSAVQVSMPEENDDCMMCHDDKDLKGTRKGKSISMYVNPNHVLGSVHAEVKCIDCHTDLAGVDLPHEDELKPATCGKCHTKEQKDFDMSFHGVALKKGDPLAPNCQFCHGSHQIVDAKHEKSPVQPLKIPFMCGKCHQEGSPVQTARNIPQSHILENYSESIHGEGLFKRGLVVTATCVSCHTAHAILPHTDKRSSIARNNIAATCAQCHARIEDVHKKIIDGELWEKEAHILPACVDCHQPHKVRKSFYDVGLAKKECLNCHQDKNIKSTTDGRSLYVDLTKLDHSVHSDLACSKCHIEVRPSKIRSCETITTKVNCGSCHDNVNNNYMKSSHGKLFLTGEKDAPTCVTCHNDHEVLPKINPMSKTFAINIPNLCSECHQDGHQAAVRMEGKVQHLTETYSESIHGQGLKSGRLKVTANCSDCHSAHLEANHENPVSSTHKDNISHTCGKCHWGIQTQFDKSIHSPLVSKSNDELPNCNTCHVAHSVVDPSKDEFRLSMLNTCGKCHEKITNLYFDTYHGKASLLGSGKAAKCQDCHSAHMILPTSHANSTLSRDNIVETCAKCHPAANKGFTRYLTHATHHDPEKYPLLFITFWGMTILLLGTFLVSWLHTLLWLPKSLKMRKEIMALKAAGHSGKRVRRFTPLNRILHVTMILCFLTLAATGMMLKFSYAWWAQFSVKMLGGVEVAGFFHRFAAIILFGVFFTHIFDLIFNKRKEFSSWKEMLLGPDSLLPNKKDWEDLVGSMKWFFNKGPRPQYGRWTYWEKFDYFAVFWGIFVIGSTGLMLWIPEFFTKFMSGQFINVATIIHSDEALLAAGFIFTIHFFNTHFRPEKFPMDTVIFSGSYDVEEFKFDRPAEYEKLVEEGKLEELYVDAPTPTQKKVHSIFGWAALLTGLLIVFLIIYSIISINF; encoded by the coding sequence ATGAACATAATAAGTCATTTTAAAGATAGAGGGAAAGCAGTAACCATAACATATAGCTTGGTTTTTGCTCTCATAGCCTACTTGACATTCACAACACTCAACTCTGCGGTACAAGTTTCAATGCCCGAAGAGAACGACGATTGCATGATGTGTCATGACGACAAAGATTTGAAAGGTACCCGCAAGGGCAAGAGTATTTCGATGTATGTCAATCCCAATCACGTTCTGGGCTCAGTTCATGCTGAAGTCAAGTGCATTGATTGCCATACAGATTTAGCAGGTGTGGATTTGCCTCACGAGGATGAATTGAAACCTGCTACCTGTGGCAAATGCCACACTAAGGAGCAAAAGGATTTCGACATGAGCTTTCACGGTGTTGCTCTCAAAAAGGGCGACCCTTTAGCACCCAATTGTCAGTTCTGCCACGGAAGTCACCAAATTGTTGATGCTAAACACGAAAAATCGCCCGTGCAACCGCTCAAAATACCATTCATGTGTGGGAAGTGCCACCAAGAAGGCTCACCTGTACAAACAGCAAGGAATATTCCCCAATCGCATATCTTAGAAAACTATTCTGAGAGTATTCATGGCGAAGGTCTTTTCAAACGGGGCTTGGTTGTGACCGCAACATGCGTTTCATGCCATACAGCACATGCAATTTTGCCCCATACTGACAAGAGGTCTTCGATTGCACGGAATAATATTGCCGCTACGTGTGCTCAATGCCACGCTCGAATTGAGGATGTTCACAAGAAAATTATTGATGGCGAATTATGGGAAAAAGAAGCTCATATATTGCCGGCGTGCGTTGACTGCCACCAACCGCATAAAGTGCGTAAGTCATTTTATGATGTAGGTTTAGCAAAAAAAGAATGCCTGAATTGCCATCAGGATAAAAATATTAAATCAACTACAGATGGGCGCTCTTTGTATGTTGATTTGACAAAATTAGACCATTCGGTACATTCAGACCTTGCTTGCAGTAAATGCCACATTGAAGTTCGACCATCGAAAATTCGTTCTTGCGAAACTATTACCACAAAAGTGAATTGCGGAAGTTGCCATGACAATGTAAACAATAATTATATGAAAAGTAGCCATGGGAAGCTATTCTTGACTGGTGAAAAAGATGCTCCAACTTGTGTCACGTGCCACAATGACCATGAAGTTCTCCCTAAAATTAATCCAATGTCTAAAACATTTGCTATAAATATTCCTAACCTATGCTCAGAATGTCACCAAGACGGACATCAAGCAGCGGTCAGAATGGAAGGCAAAGTACAGCATCTTACCGAAACTTATTCCGAGAGTATTCACGGGCAGGGCTTGAAATCAGGGAGGCTCAAAGTAACGGCAAATTGTTCGGATTGTCACTCTGCGCATTTAGAAGCAAATCATGAAAATCCCGTATCCTCAACTCACAAGGACAATATAAGCCATACTTGCGGCAAATGTCATTGGGGAATTCAGACTCAATTTGATAAAAGTATCCATTCGCCTTTGGTATCAAAATCGAATGATGAACTGCCTAATTGCAACACTTGTCATGTAGCTCACTCTGTAGTTGACCCATCGAAAGATGAGTTTAGATTGTCCATGTTGAATACTTGCGGCAAATGCCATGAGAAAATTACTAATTTATATTTCGATACCTATCACGGAAAAGCGTCGCTGCTTGGTTCGGGCAAAGCTGCTAAATGCCAAGATTGCCATAGCGCCCATATGATATTACCAACATCACACGCGAATTCGACACTTTCACGTGACAACATTGTCGAAACCTGTGCAAAATGTCACCCGGCGGCAAACAAAGGATTCACTCGCTATTTGACACATGCAACTCATCACGACCCCGAAAAATATCCTCTGCTTTTCATCACATTTTGGGGTATGACAATACTTCTTCTCGGCACATTTCTGGTTTCATGGTTGCACACGTTATTGTGGTTGCCAAAATCATTAAAGATGCGAAAAGAAATCATGGCACTCAAAGCAGCGGGTCATTCGGGCAAACGAGTTAGGAGATTCACACCTTTGAATAGAATTTTGCACGTCACGATGATACTATGCTTTTTGACACTTGCTGCCACAGGTATGATGCTAAAGTTCTCCTATGCTTGGTGGGCACAATTCAGCGTCAAGATGCTTGGTGGTGTCGAAGTTGCCGGTTTCTTCCATCGCTTTGCGGCAATAATATTGTTCGGTGTATTCTTTACTCATATTTTCGATTTAATATTCAACAAACGTAAAGAATTTAGCTCATGGAAAGAAATGCTTTTGGGACCCGATTCACTTTTACCGAATAAAAAAGATTGGGAAGATTTGGTCGGCTCGATGAAATGGTTTTTCAACAAAGGACCGCGCCCGCAATATGGAAGATGGACATACTGGGAAAAATTCGACTATTTTGCGGTATTTTGGGGTATTTTCGTAATTGGCTCAACAGGGCTTATGCTCTGGATACCTGAATTTTTCACCAAATTTATGTCCGGACAATTCATTAACGTTGCTACTATTATTCACAGTGACGAGGCATTGCTTGCAGCCGGATTTATATTCACGATACATTTCTTCAATACGCACTTCCGCCCGGAAAAATTCCCTATGGATACAGTAATTTTCTCAGGCAGTTACGATGTAGAAGAATTCAAATTCGACAGACCCGCAGAATATGAAAAATTAGTCGAAGAAGGAAAATTGGAAGAACTATACGTTGACGCACCCACTCCGACCCAAAAGAAAGTTCATTCAATCTTTGGGTGGGCAGCTTTATTGACCGGATTATTAATTGTATTTTTAATAATTTATTCGATTATTAGCATCAATTTTTAA
- a CDS encoding actin-related protein 2/3 complex subunit 5 family protein, which produces MKLLVILPFLYLSFIFVPSIFGQDLPCLTDFIGTHYETDVNASNPPYSADMPESVAIAYRFLDSLTKSSNIDEFYGRLWRQDYNDTLLTVMKYLYKTIEYSPEIFLNYLIYGELNKQSVMDYYFAFVEQIRRASPTPILDASLTSSYLVARVTVNSILMRATSYKVQSKTVREVIATVDTIFKGKQLLTCGDEGSNTAQTLNCLKFDYVKEWFEDKNPNFEMELNKSYLIFFEYRMICITEASTFFSLLPLSTAGSAVRSIYPIENDNLIDEHNELGFGTSVPINTVIDGINSRIKAIKNYKP; this is translated from the coding sequence ATGAAGTTATTAGTTATACTGCCTTTTTTGTATCTTAGTTTCATATTCGTCCCATCTATATTTGGTCAAGATTTGCCTTGTTTGACGGATTTTATCGGAACTCATTATGAGACTGATGTTAATGCATCCAATCCGCCCTATTCGGCTGATATGCCTGAATCTGTCGCAATAGCATACCGATTCTTGGATAGTTTGACTAAAAGCTCTAACATTGATGAATTTTATGGCAGATTATGGCGCCAAGACTATAATGACACACTCCTAACCGTGATGAAATATTTGTATAAAACTATTGAATATAGTCCGGAAATATTTCTCAATTACCTTATTTATGGCGAATTGAACAAGCAATCTGTGATGGACTATTATTTTGCGTTCGTCGAACAAATAAGGAGAGCATCGCCCACCCCAATCCTTGATGCATCATTGACATCATCATACTTAGTTGCACGAGTGACAGTTAATTCGATTCTGATGCGAGCCACATCATACAAAGTCCAATCCAAAACAGTAAGAGAAGTAATAGCGACGGTTGACACGATTTTCAAAGGGAAACAGCTTTTGACATGTGGCGATGAAGGCTCAAATACTGCACAAACATTAAATTGCTTGAAATTTGACTATGTCAAGGAATGGTTTGAAGATAAAAATCCCAATTTTGAGATGGAACTAAACAAATCCTACCTCATTTTCTTCGAATACAGAATGATATGCATAACGGAAGCCTCGACATTTTTCAGTTTGTTGCCCCTCAGCACGGCAGGTTCGGCAGTAAGGTCCATATATCCAATCGAGAATGACAATCTGATTGACGAACATAATGAGCTTGGCTTTGGCACTTCCGTACCAATTAATACTGTGATAGATGGCATTAATTCCCGAATAAAAGCGATTAAAAACTATAAGCCTTGA
- a CDS encoding RNA polymerase sigma factor, with the protein MTRNTDDAKELLSETLYQAFLGFAKLKSEDAFLSYVFTIASRVFYKSIKFQSNFEKDFDFDNLMDNSLHPDVMVDIQILRQAMNKLKPDYRETLILSEIEGFSRKEVSIIMNVSEETIKSRLYRAKKQLAELIGVKDEYRVK; encoded by the coding sequence ATGACAAGAAATACTGACGATGCAAAGGAATTACTGAGCGAAACTCTTTATCAGGCTTTCTTAGGATTTGCCAAACTCAAGAGTGAAGATGCTTTCTTAAGCTATGTATTTACCATCGCTAGTAGGGTGTTTTACAAATCAATTAAATTTCAATCCAACTTTGAAAAGGATTTTGATTTTGACAATTTAATGGACAACTCATTGCATCCGGATGTCATGGTTGATATTCAAATATTGCGACAAGCAATGAATAAGTTGAAACCGGATTACAGAGAAACGCTGATTTTATCAGAAATTGAGGGCTTTTCGAGAAAGGAAGTGAGTATAATTATGAATGTGAGTGAAGAAACTATTAAATCAAGATTATACAGGGCGAAAAAGCAATTAGCTGAATTAATTGGAGTGAAAGATGAATACAGAGTTAAATAA
- a CDS encoding T9SS type A sorting domain-containing protein, with protein sequence MNTELNKYFDSAKKMNQFKEPLDDKELNSILAVNKFAHNSPTNVELFGSIAMLTFLVVFSFLSINQYFETSEFLENVKTSENSNFQIPDIENPSVDLIDNSEIQVLTESKTKHIEGRTQIISQEELTNYPIYIKNPFRTEPLQRAQNVFSIGTNNTLIDFLEPGSIQTDAEGSPIPGLITLNLTKDELAKLNIQLNETSVSYSIEYFHQLHPIPMRNNKSYSNLPANYELVKRNYPVNGDTLLVKARHEIDLTHKLDESILIKATIHATAYRTANTSDTIDGKIKYNLKNVILHSPVHEYIGMDYAVAYEDWKKRALQGFVNNIATFGNWTKDSYSKVVPIIAAFKYNNTDHKYVFISHDSPINQKYIENMDYSKLLPIEIKFKNNDLIEKLVLWYYPTDEFIESLPERYRKALINEIEIISSIESGTLSLEEACNFIEEESFYDYCRFANGAIEIQNLYPNPVYSGSITMKFKTTEVRNIEINIYDIQGAFIGRLSNINNLKAGEHHIKLNLTNLTTGTYLIGLKSDKNEFVSQRIIIN encoded by the coding sequence ATGAATACAGAGTTAAATAAATACTTTGATTCGGCTAAGAAAATGAATCAATTTAAAGAGCCATTGGATGATAAGGAATTGAATTCTATCTTGGCAGTGAATAAATTTGCTCATAATTCACCTACGAATGTTGAACTGTTTGGGAGTATCGCAATGTTGACTTTTTTAGTAGTGTTTAGTTTTCTAAGTATAAATCAATACTTTGAGACTTCAGAATTTCTTGAAAACGTAAAAACCAGTGAGAATTCGAATTTCCAAATACCAGATATTGAAAATCCGTCAGTCGATTTGATTGACAATTCGGAAATCCAAGTATTAACCGAAAGCAAAACCAAACATATTGAAGGAAGAACTCAAATCATATCTCAAGAGGAATTGACAAACTATCCGATTTACATAAAAAATCCATTTAGAACCGAACCACTTCAACGGGCGCAAAATGTATTTTCGATTGGAACCAATAATACATTAATAGATTTCCTCGAACCCGGCTCTATTCAGACCGATGCTGAAGGTAGTCCAATTCCGGGGCTCATAACTTTAAATCTAACAAAAGATGAGTTGGCAAAATTAAATATTCAATTAAATGAAACAAGCGTATCATATTCAATTGAATACTTTCATCAGTTGCATCCGATTCCAATGAGAAATAATAAATCTTATAGTAATCTTCCGGCTAATTATGAATTAGTTAAGAGAAATTACCCTGTAAATGGCGATACACTTCTTGTAAAAGCCAGACATGAAATAGATTTAACGCATAAACTTGATGAGTCTATACTGATTAAAGCTACTATTCATGCTACTGCATATAGAACGGCAAACACTTCAGACACTATTGACGGAAAAATAAAATATAATTTAAAAAATGTAATATTGCATAGCCCTGTTCATGAATACATTGGAATGGATTATGCAGTCGCTTATGAAGACTGGAAGAAGCGTGCTTTGCAAGGTTTTGTCAATAATATTGCAACATTCGGTAATTGGACTAAAGATTCCTACAGCAAAGTTGTACCGATAATAGCCGCTTTTAAGTACAATAACACTGACCATAAATATGTATTTATTTCGCATGATTCCCCGATTAATCAAAAATATATTGAAAACATGGATTACTCTAAGCTTTTGCCAATCGAAATTAAATTCAAGAATAATGATTTAATTGAAAAATTAGTATTGTGGTATTATCCTACTGATGAATTTATTGAATCATTGCCGGAACGCTACAGGAAAGCTTTAATAAATGAAATTGAAATTATTTCATCAATCGAATCCGGCACATTAAGCTTAGAAGAAGCGTGCAATTTCATTGAAGAAGAATCATTTTACGATTATTGCCGATTTGCCAACGGTGCAATCGAAATACAGAATTTATATCCCAATCCGGTATATAGCGGTTCGATTACAATGAAATTCAAAACAACTGAAGTGCGAAATATCGAGATAAATATTTATGATATTCAAGGTGCATTCATTGGCAGACTTTCAAATATCAATAATTTGAAAGCCGGAGAACATCATATAAAACTTAATTTGACTAATTTGACAACAGGCACATATTTGATTGGTCTCAAATCCGATAAAAATGAATTTGTTTCGCAACGAATAATAATCAACTAA
- a CDS encoding YCF48-related protein has product MKLKFMTTLLTFMLFVCPALCVEIDWQEIEFQSAADINCIKFYDSNNGWIAGYAGTIYRTTDAGVTWIDYSTDTNYIFVEIFLLSDGTGWIVGTDGAIFKVNAEGEIIQLESNSTLQFNSVFFLVKNIGWVAGENGIVLKTIDGGENWSIFKYEIPNLHFWSLYFFDEMSGWVVGDMGAVLSTTNGGVSWKTHKTPAIYRNLAVQFLDKSTGWVAGFGFIIKTTDGGVSWVASIETTIFIVPNIKMLNSQIGWAAFDRISVLFTSDGGVTWEFIETPINARLGGMDYVDNNLYATFEGGKLYRGLSTVSVENAELNNNSKINVDYLNNLIQINSIQPFSLNIFNLMGEQVYNNNEVFNNDFILDLSTLNLANGVYILNVTTNNDIKTVKFIIKE; this is encoded by the coding sequence ATGAAACTGAAATTTATGACAACCTTGCTTACTTTTATGCTATTTGTATGCCCTGCTTTATGTGTAGAAATTGATTGGCAGGAAATAGAATTCCAGAGTGCAGCTGATATTAATTGCATTAAATTCTATGATAGTAATAACGGTTGGATAGCAGGATATGCCGGAACAATTTACAGAACTACTGACGCCGGCGTGACTTGGATTGATTACAGTACCGATACAAACTATATTTTTGTAGAAATATTTTTACTATCCGATGGGACAGGTTGGATAGTTGGTACTGATGGAGCAATATTCAAAGTTAATGCCGAAGGAGAAATAATACAACTCGAAAGCAATTCTACATTACAATTTAATTCCGTATTTTTTCTTGTTAAAAATATTGGCTGGGTAGCCGGAGAAAATGGCATTGTGCTAAAAACTATTGATGGTGGCGAGAATTGGTCCATATTTAAGTATGAAATACCAAATCTGCATTTCTGGTCATTATATTTTTTTGATGAAATGAGCGGCTGGGTAGTCGGTGATATGGGTGCTGTACTAAGTACAACCAATGGTGGCGTAAGTTGGAAAACGCACAAAACTCCTGCGATTTATAGGAATTTAGCTGTTCAATTTCTTGATAAATCGACCGGATGGGTTGCAGGATTTGGATTTATAATTAAAACTACTGATGGCGGTGTAAGTTGGGTGGCTTCGATTGAAACTACAATTTTTATAGTCCCCAATATTAAGATGTTAAATAGCCAAATTGGATGGGCTGCCTTTGATAGAATTTCTGTACTTTTCACTTCTGATGGCGGTGTGACATGGGAATTCATCGAAACGCCGATTAACGCGAGGTTAGGTGGAATGGATTATGTTGATAATAATTTGTACGCCACTTTTGAGGGCGGTAAATTATATAGAGGCTTAAGCACAGTTAGTGTGGAAAATGCCGAATTGAATAATAATTCAAAAATTAATGTTGATTATCTCAATAATCTTATTCAAATTAATTCAATTCAGCCTTTTTCTCTAAATATATTCAATTTAATGGGAGAGCAAGTTTATAATAACAACGAGGTGTTTAATAATGATTTTATATTAGATTTAAGTACATTAAATCTTGCAAATGGTGTTTATATTCTAA